The following is a genomic window from Amaranthus tricolor cultivar Red isolate AtriRed21 chromosome 10, ASM2621246v1, whole genome shotgun sequence.
CACTTGATCTTGTGGCAATACACAATATATTGCAATAATCTGTGCCTGGAAACTTGTTGATCCAGCTAAACATAGCTGCTTTAGATCACAAACATTATTTAGATAGGCGATTTTGTAGAGCAACTACTTGGCTTAGATTCGACCCAACACATGTACTtgaagtaaaatttaaactaacGAGTCTAAGAAATGGGATACGACTCATCAGCGACTTACTTTATATTGATATACTGAGTTGGTAACCTTGTAAAATTGTGTGAAAACTGTGTTTTTGAGATCtttttgaaatgaaaacttGCCTATTAATATCATCATAATTGTGTCTATCAGATTTTTTGGGTTATATGTTATGTTGATTAATGAACTGAAGAAAAAAGTAGAATAATTCTGGAGATTGTGCAACTGTTGATGTTTCTGatcactgtcacatgattcactaatctccttgtaAGTTATGactattttagggtcattttgaacgaattgcaaattcaaaaagcaaattaacTAACGAATTACGTTACACTGATCTGATGCTCAATTTCTATTTATTACTAATGCAGGACAGCATCATCACCACCTCTACCATCTCGGACTATGACTTGGGAGGTGAAGGGGATCTCTTCAAAGCACCAGAGCCCATTATCGAAGAACCCATTGGGAGTGTCATCGATCCCTTGCAAGCCGCAATTTCGATGATGTCGTGTGTAGATAACGTCATACCAACTTCGGGCCTCAAAGTTGGTGACATGGAATTACTGCAAAATGAGCACCTCTTATGCGACGTTTTTGACGGATGCCAGCATGAATTGTTAGAGAAAACATCTGTCGGGACAGCTTTCTCTGATGCTGTAGACATCAAATTTCCTCTCATGGTGACGAGTGAGCTTCAGACAGAAGAAAACAAACCATTTCCTGATTTTCCGATTTCAAAAAGTGATAGCTCGGGCTCCTTAAGCGCGATGGAATGGGTAAGTAGTGCCACAGTGAGGCCGAATTTCTTAGATTTTCCTGAAATGGATTTTGGAGCTGCTTATGGGATGAGGAGGGCGTTCAGTGAAGGAGACATCAAGGTTAGGATTAGATGTCTTATATTCATCCTCCTGTTTTGATTTCCCTGTGATCTCGTGTAGTTGTGTTACTCTCGAAAAACGACTAGATTATTACCacaaattttaaa
Proteins encoded in this region:
- the LOC130825076 gene encoding uncharacterized protein LOC130825076 isoform X2; amino-acid sequence: MQDSIITTSTISDYDLGGEGDLFKAPEPIIEEPIGSVIDPLQAAISMMSCVDNVIPTSGLKVGDMELLQNEHLLCDVFDGCQHELLEKTSVGTAFSDAVDIKFPLMVTSELQTEENKPFPDFPISKSDSSGSLSAMEWVSSATVRPNFLDFPEMDFGAAYGMRRAFSEGDIKTLVNGNRSLIHSPLQQPPLIGNCPSEERMQQLSRYRIKKSRRNFGRKIKYACRKALADSQPRIRGRFAKTEDADSCKKQ
- the LOC130825076 gene encoding uncharacterized protein LOC130825076 isoform X3 — its product is MYADNGLFYSYFQNFSQEVHPLELEELCSYSQEPTSSLDSIITTSTISDYDLGGEGDLFKAPEPIIEEPIGSVIDPLQAAISMMSCVDNVIPTSGLKVGDMELLQNEHLLCDVFDGCQHELLEKTSVGTAFSDAVDIKFPLMVTSELQTEENKPFPDFPISKSDSSGSLSAMEWVSSATVRPNFLDFPEMDFGAAYGMRRAFSEGDIKDGARSLILGFYDRLSLMVIEA
- the LOC130825076 gene encoding uncharacterized protein LOC130825076 isoform X4; the protein is MYADNGLFYSYFQNFSQEVHPLELEELCSYSQEPTSSLDSIITTSTISDYDLGGEGDLFKAPEPIIEEPIGSVIDPLQAAISMMSCVDNVIPTSGLKVGDMELLQNEHLLCDVFDGCQHELLEKTSVGTAFSDAVDIKFPLMVTSELQTEENKPFPDFPISKSDSSGSLSAMEWVSSATVRPNFLDFPEMDFGAAYGMRRAFSEGDIKMVLTISTGWG
- the LOC130825076 gene encoding uncharacterized protein LOC130825076 isoform X1, which gives rise to MYADNGLFYSYFQNFSQEVHPLELEELCSYSQEPTSSLDSIITTSTISDYDLGGEGDLFKAPEPIIEEPIGSVIDPLQAAISMMSCVDNVIPTSGLKVGDMELLQNEHLLCDVFDGCQHELLEKTSVGTAFSDAVDIKFPLMVTSELQTEENKPFPDFPISKSDSSGSLSAMEWVSSATVRPNFLDFPEMDFGAAYGMRRAFSEGDIKTLVNGNRSLIHSPLQQPPLIGNCPSEERMQQLSRYRIKKSRRNFGRKIKYACRKALADSQPRIRGRFAKTEDADSCKKQ